The stretch of DNA TCGATCTGGTTTCACAAAAGGCGAAGGGATTATACGATGGGCTCGATGATTTCACTGTCGAGCTCCTCGATTACTCGGAGAACGCAACGTATCTCGTGAAACACCCGGAGACGGGAGAAAAACGGATTATGCGCGTATGCCGTCCGAATTATCATACGAAAGAAGAGATCGAAAGCGAAGTGAAATGGCTGCAATCGATCGATGAGCATACAGAGGTCATCGTGTCGAAACCCATTCCGGGGTCGGACGGGGAATATTTACAATCGGTAACATTGGATGGAAATAACCGGGAATACCATTGCGTCCTCTTCACTTTTTTGGAAGGGGAGACCCCTGATGTGGACAATGAAGAGAAGTTGATCAGGATTTTCAGGGAAATCGGAAAAACGACTGCCCATTTCCATAAACACTCCATTGAAAATTGGGAGCAGTTCAATCAAATCAAGCGGCCGATTTGGGATTATGAAAATCTGATCGGCGAGAGGCCCAAATGGGGCAGATGGCAAGATGGAAAAGGCATCACCCCGGAGCGGGAAGAGCTATTAACCCGTGTCTCTGATGTCATCAAGGAACGGCTGGAGAATTTCGGCAAGGGCCAAGAACGTTTCGGTTTGATCCACGCGGATTTACGTCATGCGAATCTCCTGATAGACAACGAGAAAAAGCTCGTCCAGGTCATCGATTTCGACGATAGCGGTTTCGGCTGGTATTTGTATGACCTCGCGGCGTCCCTGACGTTCATCGAACACCGTTCCTACGTGCCGAAGTTGGTCGAGGCATGGCTGGAAGGATATCAGACCGTCCGCAAGCTGTCCGAAGAAGAGTTGAATGAAATTCCGACATTCATCATGATGCGACGGATGCAACTCATCGCCTGGGTCGGCAGCCGCGACAACGAAACGGCAGCGGAACTCGGAGCTGAGTATTCGGAACAGACAGATCAATTGGCGAAGGACTACTTGGAGAAGTTCAAATAAAAAAGTAAGCGCTACCAAAAGGGTGGCCATTAGAGAAAGAGGGTTCTTGCAAACCGATGTAAGCACAATCAAATAAAACGTGAAGGAGCTTTGCCATGAGTGGAAAACAGAACTTGGAACTGAAAAAGACGCTTACGCCTTTTAACTTATGGGTCATCGGTGTAGGTATCGTAATATCCGGAAACTATTTTGGCTGGAATTTCGGTTTGAGCACTTCAGGCTATGTCGGCATGCTGATTGCAGTCGGGGTCATGGCAGTTATGTATACATTCATGGCTTTCGGGATTTCTGAGCTGTCGACGGCCTTGCCGTTTGCGGGCGGTCCCTACTCATTCGCCAGGCGGGCGATGGGACCATTTGTCGGATTTATCACCGGGGTGGGCGTCGTCTTGCAATATGTCATTGCCGCGCCTGTGGTCGCTATCGGAATCGGGGCATATATCAACTTCCTGTTTCCTACGGTGAATCCGATCGTCTCCGCAGCTGTCATGTATGTTTTCTTCATGGTCATCCACATCATCGGGGTGAAAGAATACGCCAGATTGGAAGCGATTCTTGTATTCATCGCCCTTGCATTATTAGTGCTTATGTATTTTGTCGGTTTGCCTCAAATCCGGGTGGAGAACCTGTTCGGCGGCGAAGGGGAAGCAATGATCCCGGGGGGCATCAAAGGGATTTGGGCGGCGTTGCCGTTTGCAATGTGGCTCTTCTTGGCCATTGAAATGCTGCCGATGCTTTCGGAAGAAACCCGGGATGCGAAAAAAGACATGCCAAAAGGGATTTTATCCGGGATGTTCACGCTCGTCATTTTGTCTGTCTTGACAACGACAGTGGCGATCGGCCTGAGCGGTTTCAACCAACTGAGCACGGCGGAAGATCCTTTGCCGGCAGCAATCGCCGCAGCGTATGGAAATACGTACTGGTTGGCACAATTGCTTGCGTCCATCGGTCTTGTCGGGTTGATCGCCAGTTTCTCAGGGGTCATCCTCGCGTATTCCAGGCAAGTTTTCTCCTTATCACGCGCAGGGTATTTGCCAGCCGTCTTTTCGAAGCTTCACCCGACTCGGCGGACTCCGTATATGGCAATCATCATCCCAGGTTTCATCGGGTTAATCTTGGTGGCAACTTTCAATCCGGATGATTTGATTTTGATAGCGACATTTGGCGCGTTGATTTCCTATATTTCAATGAACCTTTCTCTGATCATCCTGCGGAAGAAAGAACCGAATCTGGCACGTCCTTATAGGGCGCCGTTGTTCCCGTTCATGCCGATTGTTTCCATGGTCTTGGCGTGCATTGCCTTGTTTGCGAGCTTTTTTGCAAATCTGCCATTCTTCTTCATCAGTATCACGGTGT from Bacillus sp. OxB-1 encodes:
- a CDS encoding phosphotransferase enzyme family protein encodes the protein MSNAGVNTWERPVEFFDLVSQKAKGLYDGLDDFTVELLDYSENATYLVKHPETGEKRIMRVCRPNYHTKEEIESEVKWLQSIDEHTEVIVSKPIPGSDGEYLQSVTLDGNNREYHCVLFTFLEGETPDVDNEEKLIRIFREIGKTTAHFHKHSIENWEQFNQIKRPIWDYENLIGERPKWGRWQDGKGITPEREELLTRVSDVIKERLENFGKGQERFGLIHADLRHANLLIDNEKKLVQVIDFDDSGFGWYLYDLAASLTFIEHRSYVPKLVEAWLEGYQTVRKLSEEELNEIPTFIMMRRMQLIAWVGSRDNETAAELGAEYSEQTDQLAKDYLEKFK
- the eat gene encoding ethanolamine permease, which encodes MSGKQNLELKKTLTPFNLWVIGVGIVISGNYFGWNFGLSTSGYVGMLIAVGVMAVMYTFMAFGISELSTALPFAGGPYSFARRAMGPFVGFITGVGVVLQYVIAAPVVAIGIGAYINFLFPTVNPIVSAAVMYVFFMVIHIIGVKEYARLEAILVFIALALLVLMYFVGLPQIRVENLFGGEGEAMIPGGIKGIWAALPFAMWLFLAIEMLPMLSEETRDAKKDMPKGILSGMFTLVILSVLTTTVAIGLSGFNQLSTAEDPLPAAIAAAYGNTYWLAQLLASIGLVGLIASFSGVILAYSRQVFSLSRAGYLPAVFSKLHPTRRTPYMAIIIPGFIGLILVATFNPDDLILIATFGALISYISMNLSLIILRKKEPNLARPYRAPLFPFMPIVSMVLACIALFASFFANLPFFFISITVFAVAIIYYFVWARHNINTDAPEEQFSNVGDLEIPVVTGPELEEEIVR